In the genome of Achromobacter sp. MFA1 R4, the window ATGGCCGTGTCCATCTTCTTTTCGGCGCTGCTGGCGCTGACCTTCACGCCGGCGCTGTGCGCCACGATCCTCAAGCCGGTGCCCAAGGGCCACCACGAGGACAAGAAGGGGTTCTTTGGCTGGTTCAACCGCAAGTTCGATGCCACCACCCACGGCTACCAGAACTGGGTGTCGCGCATCCTGCACAAGGGCGGCCGCATGATGCTGGTCTTCCTGGTGCTGGTCCTGCTGCTGGGCTGGCTGTACCTGCGCCTGCCGTCGTCGTTCCTGCCCGAGGAAGACCAGGGTTATGTGGTCAGCAACATCGAACTGCCCACCGGCGCCAGCGCCAACCGCACCGTCGAGGTCATCGAACAGGTCGAAAAGTACTTCCAGAGCATCCCGGCGGTCGAAAACATCATCGCCGTGCAGGGCTACAGCTTCAACGGCAACGGCCTGAACGCCGCCATCGCGTTCACCACGCTCAAGGACTTCAAGGACCGCAAGGAACGCAAGGATTCCGCCGGCGCAATCGCCTTCACGGCGTTCGAAAAGCAGCTCATGGGCATCCATGACGCGCAGGTGTTCACGCTGGTGCCGCCGGCCATCTCGTCGCTGGGCAACGCCACCGGCTTCGACCTGCGCCTGCAGGATCGCGGTTCGGCCGGCACCGACGCGCTGGCCGCGGCCACGGCCCAGTTGATGGGCGAAGCCATGAAGAGCCCGGTGCTGTCGCAGGTCCGCATCACGGGCCTGGCGGCGGGCACGCAGCTCAGCCTGAACATCGACCGCGACAAGGCGGCCGCCCTGGGCGTGGACTTCAACGAGGCCGCGTCGCTGATCTCCACGGCGGTCGGCTCGGCCTACCTGAGCAAGTTCCCGAACATGGGCCGGATGCAGAACATCTGGGTCCAGGCCGACGCGCCGTACCGCATGCAGCTTTCCGACGTGCTCAAGCTGAACGCGCGCAACACGCAGGGCGGGATGGTGCCGTTGTCCACGTTCGTGACGGCCGAATGGGTCCAGGGCCCGGTGCAGGTCGTGCGCTACAACAGCTACGAGTCGATGCGTATCGGCGGCAGCTCGGCCGCGGGCTACACCACCGGCGAGGCCATGGCGGAAATGGAACGCCTGGTCGGACAGTTGCCGCAGGGCTTCGGCTACGAGTGGACGGGCCTGTCCTACCAGGAGCGGCAAGCCGGCAACCAGGCGCCCATCCTGATGGGCCTGTCGCTGCTGGTCGTGTTCCTGGTGCTGGCCGCGCTGTATGAAAGCTGGGCCATCCCCATCTCCGTCATGCTGGTGGTGCCGCTGGGCATGCTGGGCGCGGTGGCGCTGGTCAGCGCGCTGGGCATGTCCAACGACGTGTACTTCCAGGTCGGGATGGTGACCGTGATCGGGCTGGCGGCCAAGAACGCGATTCTGATCGTGGAATTCGCCAAGGACCAGTACGCGCGCGGCATGGGCCTGTACGAATCCGCGGTCGAGGCCGCGCGATTGCGGTTCCGGCCGATTCTGATGACCTCGCTGGCGTTCATCCTGGGCGTGATCCCGCTGGCGATGGCCACCGGCGCGGGCGCGGCCAGCCAACGCGCGGTGGGCCTGGGCGTGCTGGGCGGCATGCTGGCCGCCACGCCGTTCGCCGTGATCTTCGTCCCGACGTTCTTTGTGGTCGTGCTGGGCCTCTTCAAGACGCGCCCGCGCCTGCTGGGCGCCGAGCTGCGCGCCTTCGAGGAAGAACAGGCCGCCAAGAAGGCGCAGGCCGAACAGGCCGCTGCCCCCGCGACGCCGCAGACCGCACAACCCACCGGTGGCCAGGAGGGCAAGGAATGAAAGCCCTGATGTTCAAACAGACCGCCTTGTCCGCCCTGGTGGCGGTGGCGTTGGCCGGCTGCTCGCTGGCTCCCGACTACAAGCGGCCCGAGGCGCCCATCAGCGCGACGTGGCCCGACCAGCCCAAGGTGCAGTTCGGCGCGTACTCGCGCTCGACCACGCTGGGCACGCAGCCGGCCTCCGACGTCGTGCCGGAAGCGGGCACGCCGGCCGCGGACCTGGGCTGGCGCGAGTTCTTCCGCGATCCGCGCCTGCAAGCCCTGATCGAACTGGCGCTGGTCAACAACCGCGACCTGCGCGTGGCGGTGCAGCGCGTCGAAGAGGCGAGGGCGCAGTACGGCATCCAGCGCGGGGCGCAATGGCCCAGCATCGGCGCCGGCATCCAGGGCCAGCGCCAGCATCTGCCGGCCAACATGCGGCAGGGCGGCTCGGACGCCAGTTCGATCAGCAGTTCGTACCAGGCCGGGATCGGCCTGACCACGTTCGAGATCGACCTGTTCGGCCGCCTGCGCAACCTGTCCGAGGCGGCGTATCAGCAATACCTGTCGACGGAGCAGGCGCAAAAGACCGTGCAGATCTCGCTGGTCGGCTCGGTCGCGCAGTCGTATTTCAACCTGCGCGCGGCCGAAGTCCAGCTCGACCTCACCCAGCGCACGCTGGCGTCGCGCCAGGAATCCTATGACCTGGTCAAGCGCCGCTTCGACGGCGGCGTGGCCTCCGAGCTGGACCTGAACCAGTCCAAGTCCCTGCTGGACACGGCCTCGGCGGACCTGGCGCAACTGGCCCGCGCCCGCGCGCAGGCCATGAACGCGCTGGTGCTGGTGGTAGGCACGCCGTTGCCCGACACGCTGCCTGCGCCCGCCGAATTCGGACGCGACCAGCTGCTGGCCTCGGTGCCGTCCGGCCTGCCGTCCGACCTGCTGGAACGCCGGCCCGACATCGCGGCGGCCGAAAACCAGCTGCTCTCCGCCAACGCCAACATTGGCGCGGCGCGGGCGGCGTTTTTCCCGACCATCTCGTTGACGGGCCTCTTGGGCGTGGCCAGTCCGTCGCTGGGCGACCTGTTCAAGGGCGGCCAGGGCTACTGGAGCTTCTCGCCGTCCATCACGACGCCGCTCTTTGCCGGCGGCAGCATCCGCGAGGGACTGAGCCTGGCCAAGGCGCGCGACAATATCGCGGTGGCGCAATACGAACAGACCATCCAGCAGGCATTCCGCGAGGTGTCGGACGCGCTGGCGGGCGAGGCCACGTATGGGGCGCAGCTCGACGCCCAGCGCGCGTTGCAGGATTCCTCGGCGCGCACGCTGGAGTTGTCGAATTTGCGGTATACCAACGGTATCGACAGCTACCTGCAGGTCCAGACCGCGCAGGTGGACTTTTTCAACGCCCAACTGTCGCTGGTGCAGACCGGCCTGGCCGCGCTCATCAACCGCGTGGAGCTCTACAAGGCGCTGGGCGGCGGCTGGGAAGAAACAACGAAAGTGCAATGATGGAACTTGGTGTAAACATCGATCACGTCGCCACGCTGCGGCAGCAGCGCCACACGGCGTATCCCGACCCGATCGCCGCCGCGCTGCGCGCCGAAGACGCCGGGGCCGACCTGATCACGCTGCATCTGCGCGAAGACCGGCGCCACATCCAGGACGCCGACGTCTATGCGATCCGCCCGCAGTTGCGCACCCGCATGAACCTCGAATGCGCGGTCACTCCTGAAATGCTGGAAATCGCCTGCGCGGTCAAACCCAGTGACGTCTGCCTGGTGCCCGAAAAGCGCACCGAGCTCACGACCGAGGGCGGGCTGGAAGTGGCGGGCGCCATGGGCCCGGTTTCCGACGCCGTGGCCCTGCTGACCGAAGCCGGCATCCGCGTGTCGCTGTTCATCGATCCGGACCCCGTGCAGATCGCCGCCGCGGCCAAGGCCGGCGCGCCCGTGATCGAGCTGCATACCGGCGCCTATGCCGAAGCCGAAGGCGAGGCCGCCGAGGCGGAACTGCAGCGCATCCGCCTGGCGGTGGTCGAAGGGCTGCGCCACGGCCTGCGCGTGAACGCCGGACACGGCCTGCACTACGGCAACGTCAAGCCTGTGGCCGCGGTGGCCGGCATTTCCGAGCTCAATATCGGCCACGCCATCGTGGCGCAGGCGATCTTCGACGGCTGGGAAAAGGCCGTGCGCGACATGAAGGCGCTGATGGTGCAAGCGCGCCTGCAAGCGCTGCGCGGGCTTTGAACGCGGGCCCATGACGCGTTTTGACCGCCAGCCTGCCGACGACGCCCATGTCTGACACTTCCCCCGCCACGCCCGCCGGGGCCATCGCCGGCATCGGCATGGACCTGCTGCGGATCGACCGCATCGAACGCGCCCTCGAACGCCACGGCGACCGCTTCGCCGAAAAGATCCTGGGCGCCGAGGAACTCCAGAAGTTCCACGCCCGCCGCGCGCGCGATCCCGTGCGCGGCCTGCGTTTCCTGGCCACCCGCTTTGCGGCCAAGGAAGCGTTTTCCAAGGCGATCGGGCTGGGCATGCGCATGCCCATGACGTGGCGGCGCGTGCAGACGCTGAACGCGCCGGGCGGCCGTCCGGTGCTGGTGATCGCGCCCGAACTGCTGGCCTGGTATGCCGAGCGATTCGGGGCGGCCCACGTTTCCATTACCGATGAATCCGATATGGCCGCCGCGTACGTGGTGGTCGAACGCAAGCCCTGAGTCCGGGTCCGTCCCGGCCGGCTTGCCGCACACATACAAGGACAGCCTCCATGGCCAAGAAGCAAAACAAGGCGGTCCTGCCCCCCGGCCCCGTGATGGTCGATGTGGCGGGATATACGCTCACGAAGGCGGAAAAGAAGCGCCTGCGCCACCCGCTGGTCGGCGGCGTCATCCTCTTTGCCCGCAATTTTGAAAGCCGCGCCCAGCTCACGGAACTGACACGCCAGATCCACAAGGCCCGCAAGGAGCCGCTGCTGATCCTGGTAGACCACGAAGGCGGCCGCGTGCAGCGGTTCCGCGAAGACGGTTTCACCGCCTTGCCGCCGATGCGCGCGCTGGGCGAGTTGTGGGACCGCGATCCGCTGCAGGCGATGCGCCTGGCGACCGAGGCCGGTTACGTCCTGGCCGCCGAACTGCGCGCCTGCGGCGTGGACATGAGCTTCACGCCGGTGCTGGACCTGGACTACGGCGTCAGCAAGGTCATCGGCAACCGGGCCTTTCACCACGATCCGCGGGTGGTCACCATGCTGTCGCGCGCGCTGGTGCAGGGCCTGGCGCTGGCCGGGATGTCGGCCTGCGGCAAGCATTTCCCGGGCCATGGCTACGTGGGCGCCGATTCGCACCACGAGATCCCGGTGGACCCGCGCACGCTGGACGAGATCCTGAAGGACGACGCCGCGCCCTACGCCTGGCTGGGCGACGCCGTGCTGCCGTCCGTCATGCCCGCGCACGTGATCTACCCCAAGGTCGACAAGCATCCCGCCGGATTCTCCAAGCGCTGGGTGCAGGAGATCCTGCGCAAGCGCCTGGGCTACGATGGTGTCGTGTTCTCGGACGACCTCACGATGGAAGGCGCATCGGTCGCCGGGGATATCCTGGACCGCGCCAACGCCGCGCTGCGGGCGGGCTGCGACATGGTGCTGGTGTGCAACCGCCCGGACCTGGCGGACGACCTGCTGTCGCGCCTGACGTTCGATCACGCGCCCGAGTCCGTGGCGCGCATCCGGCGCCTGATGCCGCGTTTCGACGCGCCCGACTGGGACACCCTGCAAGCCGAAAGCCGTTACCAGAATGCCCGACGACTTCAATCTCAAATCGTTCCTGTCTGACCTGCCGCATCTGCCGGGCGTATACCGGCACCTGGATGCGGCCGGCGAGGTCATGTATGTCGGCAAGGCGCGCGACCTGAAGAAACGCGTCTCGTCGTATTTCCAGAAGAACCTGTCCAGCCCGCGCATCGCCCAGATGGTGGCGAAGGTGGCGCGGCTGGAAGTGACGGTGACGCGCTCCGAGGCCGAAGCGCTGATCCTGGAAAACAACCTCATCAAGAGCCTGAAGCCGCGCTACAACATCCTGTTCCGCGACGACAAGTCCTATCCGTACCTGCACATCACCGGCCACGACTGGCCCCGCATCGCGTACTACCGCGGCGCCACCAACAAACGCGGACAGTTCTTCGGCCCGTTTCCCAACGCCTGGGCGGTGCGCGAAACCATCCAGATCCTGCAGAAGGTGTTCCGCCTGCGGACCTGCGAAGACAGCGTCTTCGCCAACCGCTCGCGTCCCTGCCTGCTGCACCAGATCGGGCGCTGTTCGGCGCCCTGCGTGGGCGCGATCGAAGCCGCCGAGTACGAGCGCGACGTGCAACGCGCCGTGCGCTTTCTGAACGGCGAGGCCAAGGACGTCATGGGCGAGATCGAGGCTCGCATGCTGCAGGCGTCCAGCGAACTGCGGTTCGAGGAAGCCGCCGCGCTGCGCGACCAGATGGGTTCGCTGGCGCGCGTGCTGCACCAGCAGACCATGGAAAACGTCAGCGGCGAGGACACCGACATCATTGCGGTGGCCATTGCCGGCGGCAAGGTCTGCGTCAACCTGGCGATGGTGCGCGGCGGCCGCCACCTGGGCGACAAGCCGTTCTTTCCTTCGCACGCCGAGGGCGAGGCCGCGCCGCAGGTGCTGGAAGCCTTCGTGGCGCAGCATTACACCGACAACGCGATGCCCCCCATCCTGGTCTGTTCCCACACCTTGCCCGATCCCGAGTTGATCGCGCTGCTGGTCGAGCAGTCGGGCGGCCGGCCGTCGCGGGTGCTGACGCGGCCGCAGGGCACCCGCCGGTCGTGGCTGGAGCAGGCCACCAAGAACGCCGAGATGGCGCTGGCCCGCGCGCTGACCGAATCCGGCGCCCGCGCGGCCCGCACGCTGGCGCTGGCCGAAGCCCTGGACCTGGACACGGATGAAGCCGCGCTCGACGCGCTGCGCATCGAATGCTTTGACATCAGTCACACCGCGGGCGAAGCGACCCAGGCGTCCTGTGTGGTCTTCGAACACCACGACATGCAGCCCTCGCTGTACCGGCGCTACAACATCGCCGGCATTACCCCCGGCGATGACTACGCGGCGATGCGCCAGGTGCTGACGCGCCGCTTCGCCAAGGTGGCGGACGGCGACGCGCAAATGCCCGGGCTCGTCCTCATCGACGGCGGCAAGGGCCAGGTCGAAGTCGCGCGCCAGGTGTTCGCGGAATTGGGCCTGGACATCCAGGCGCTGGTGGGCGTGGCCAAGGGGGAAGGGCGCAAGGTCGGCCTGGAAACCCTGGTCTTTGCCGACGGCCGCCCGCCAGTCGCGCTGGGCGGCGAGTCCGCCGCCCTGATGCTGATCGCCCAGGTACGCGACGAAGCCCACCGCTTCGCCATCACCGGCATGCGCGCCCGCCGCGCCAAGACCCGCAACGTCTCGCGCCTGGAAGAAATCGAAGGCGTCGGCGCCCGCCGCCGCCAACGCCTCCTGGCCCGCTTCGGCGGCTTCTCCGGCGTCGCCCGCGCCAGCATCGAAGACCTGGCGTCGGTGGACGGCATCTCCCAGGACCTGGCCATCCGCATTTACGAGGCGCTGCGCTGAAGACAGCAAACCAGATGCCTCAAACCCACGTCCTCAGGCAGTTCATATCTGCGAATTCACCCGCGCCGTCCTCCCGGCCAGACAAGTCCATGCCGGGCACGCAGGCCTTTACAAGGCAAGCGGGACATACAATCCAACCCACGCAGTCCCCTTTCCCGGACGCTTCCGCATTCCAGACCCTCGTCCCTACAAGCGACCCGGGCCGCGCGGATCCGGCTCCGCCGGTCCGCTGCGGCGCCCCCCTGGGGGGGAAGCGCCGCAGGCGCTTCGGGGGGGGGACCCATCCAGCTGTTAGCATACGGACACTATGCCAATTAACGTTCCCATAATCCTGACGTGGCTGCGCATCGCCATGATTCCGCTGGTGGTCGGGCTGTTCTACCTGCCCGAAAGCTGGATGGCTGTCCCGACGCGCGACACCCTGGCCGCATGGGCCTTCATCATCGCCGCCCTGACCGACTGGTTCGACGGCTGGCTCGCCCGGCGCTGGAACCAGACGTCGGCATTTGGCGCATTCCTCGATCCGGTGGCCGACAAGCTCATGGTCTGCGCCGCCCTGATCGTGCTGCTCGACCTCAGCCGGGTCGACGCCTTCATCTCCCTGATCATCATCGGCCGCGAAATCACGATTTCCGCCCTGCGCGAATGGATGGCCAAGATCGGCGCCAGCGCCAGCGTGGCTGTGCACCGGCTGGGCAAGTTCAAGACGGCCGCGCAGATGATCGCCATTCCGTGCCTGCTGTACAACCAGTCGATCTACGGCGTCAACACGAAGCTGCTGGGCGACATCCTGATCATCGTCGCGGCGGTGCTGACGGTCTGGTCGATGCTGTATTACCTGCAGCGCGCCTGGCCCGCCATTCGTGAAAAGGCCCTGTAACACCGATCCAAGAGCGATACGCCGGCTCGATCCGGCACGGCGCGCGCGCCGCAATCGCCTCGAACACGACGCCCGGGCGCAAGTCCGCGCGTCGCCGGAGACAACCCGCGGTCCGCCCCTGGCGGAGCGCATCCTGCCGCGTCCCCGCGGCTTTTTGCAATGAACACCGCCACCGCCGCCAACACTTTGCTCTCGGATGCCGCCGTACGCCGGCGCGATTGGAAAATCATCCTGCTCATCGGCGTGGCGCATGCCTCGTCCCACTTCTTCCAGCTGGTGCTGCCGTCGCTCTACGGCGCCCTGGGCCTGGAATTCGGGCTGGACTTCGCCCGGCTGGGCCTGCTGGTGTCCACCTTTTACGTGGTGTCCGGCATCGGCCAGGCCTCCTCGGGCTTCGTGGTCGACCGGATCGGCGCGCGCCCGGTGCTGTGGTTCGGCCTGGGCTGCTTCGTGCTGTCCGGCGTGCTGATCGGGTCGGCCACCGGCTACGCCATGCTGATGGCCGCGGCCGTCGTGGGCGGCATCGGCAACTCGGTCTTCCACCCGGCGGACTATTCCATCATCAACCATCGCATCACCGCGCCGCGGCTGGGCCATGCATTCTCGACGCACGGATTGACCGGCAACCTCGGCTGGGCGCTTACACCGGTCTTCATCACGACCATCACGCTGCTCGCCAACTGGCGCGTCGCGGCCTATAGCGCCGCCGGCCTGGTGGCGCTGGTGCTGCTGCTGACGGTGCTGGGACGCGACCTGCTGGGCGGCCCGTCGCCGGCCGATGCCCGGGACGACGCCCGGGACGCGGGCAGTGCGGCGAAGCCCGCCGCCAAGCCGCAGGAGGGGGTGCTGGCCACGCTGGCCGCGCTGCTGTCCCGCCCCGCCTTGTGGGGCGCCTTCCTGTTCTTTGCCTGCACGTCGATCGCGCTGTCGTCGGTGCAGAACTACACGATTCCGCTGCTGGGCCAGCTTTACGACCTGTCCAAGGTCACCGCCAGCTCCGCGCTGTCGGGCTATATGGTCGCCTCGGCCGTGGGCATGGCGGCGGGCGGCTTCCTGGTGTCGGCCAATCCGCGCACCGAGCGCACCGTCATGGTGGCGCTGATCCTGGCGGGCTTGACGCTGGTCGTGCTGGCGCTGGGTATGGTGCCCGCCGTGCTGGCCGCGCCCGTCGTCGGCCTGGCGGGGTTCTGCTCGGGCGTGGCCGCGCCGTCGCGCGACATGCTGATCCGCCGCGTGACGCCCAAAGGGTCGACCGGATCGGTCTACGGCCTGGTGTACTCCGGCATGGACGTGGGCTCGGCCCTGGGGCCGCTGGCCTTTGGCCTGCTGCTGGACGCCGGGCTGCGCCAGGGCCCGTGGGTGGGCGCAGGCGTGGCCTTCGCGGTCGCGGCCTTCCTGGCCCAGTGGATCGCCGTGCAGGCGCGCCGCGCCGAACCGCCGGCGCCGGCGGCGATGGCGCGATCCTGACGCCCGGCACCCGGTGTCGTACACCCCGCCCCTGACTGCTGACGCCTGACCTCCGCCCGCGCCGCCCGCGCGGGCGTTTTCTTGCGCGCGGTCAAACTTCAGTTTTGCCCGCACGCGGTGGCCGGCGCGGCTTGACGCCCCGCAAGGCCGCCGCGGCGCTTGCTCGCTGTAATAACCCTGAGCACGAATAGGTTATTCACAGGAGAAGCAAATGAGAAAGCAAAGCATGCTGCTGGCGGCGGGCATCGTCATGGCGCTGTGGGCAGGGCAGGCCTGGAGCGCCTCGCAGGAAC includes:
- a CDS encoding efflux RND transporter permease subunit, with the translated sequence MPQFFIDRPIFAWVVALFILLAGVLAIPNMPVAQYPDVAPPAITITATYPGASAKEVAESVTSIIEDQLNGAKGLIYYESVSDSYGTSTITATFAPGTNPDLAQVDVQNRVSNVIAQLPGAVQQQGLQYEQTSTGFLMIVTLSSPDGSLDQTALADYITRNVQNPVSRVPGVGQFQLFAAPRAMRIWVDPAKLVGFNLSMAEVNNAIAGQNVLISGGSIGAPPNPESQRITATVTANGQLSTVDGFGRIVLRANTDGSKVLLRDVARIEVGADNYQFGARLNGKPTAAFAIVLSPNANALATAQGVRQQMEELSKYFPGNIQYSVPYDTAPYVKVSIEQVLHTLAEAMVLVFLVMYLFLQNVRYTLIPALVVPVAMLGSFAVMLAFGFSINVLTMFAMVLAIGILVDDAIVVVENVERIMATEGLPPKEATKKAMPQISGAIIGITLVLVTVFLPLAFMSGSVGVIYRQFSVAMAVSIFFSALLALTFTPALCATILKPVPKGHHEDKKGFFGWFNRKFDATTHGYQNWVSRILHKGGRMMLVFLVLVLLLGWLYLRLPSSFLPEEDQGYVVSNIELPTGASANRTVEVIEQVEKYFQSIPAVENIIAVQGYSFNGNGLNAAIAFTTLKDFKDRKERKDSAGAIAFTAFEKQLMGIHDAQVFTLVPPAISSLGNATGFDLRLQDRGSAGTDALAAATAQLMGEAMKSPVLSQVRITGLAAGTQLSLNIDRDKAAALGVDFNEAASLISTAVGSAYLSKFPNMGRMQNIWVQADAPYRMQLSDVLKLNARNTQGGMVPLSTFVTAEWVQGPVQVVRYNSYESMRIGGSSAAGYTTGEAMAEMERLVGQLPQGFGYEWTGLSYQERQAGNQAPILMGLSLLVVFLVLAALYESWAIPISVMLVVPLGMLGAVALVSALGMSNDVYFQVGMVTVIGLAAKNAILIVEFAKDQYARGMGLYESAVEAARLRFRPILMTSLAFILGVIPLAMATGAGAASQRAVGLGVLGGMLAATPFAVIFVPTFFVVVLGLFKTRPRLLGAELRAFEEEQAAKKAQAEQAAAPATPQTAQPTGGQEGKE
- a CDS encoding efflux transporter outer membrane subunit codes for the protein MKALMFKQTALSALVAVALAGCSLAPDYKRPEAPISATWPDQPKVQFGAYSRSTTLGTQPASDVVPEAGTPAADLGWREFFRDPRLQALIELALVNNRDLRVAVQRVEEARAQYGIQRGAQWPSIGAGIQGQRQHLPANMRQGGSDASSISSSYQAGIGLTTFEIDLFGRLRNLSEAAYQQYLSTEQAQKTVQISLVGSVAQSYFNLRAAEVQLDLTQRTLASRQESYDLVKRRFDGGVASELDLNQSKSLLDTASADLAQLARARAQAMNALVLVVGTPLPDTLPAPAEFGRDQLLASVPSGLPSDLLERRPDIAAAENQLLSANANIGAARAAFFPTISLTGLLGVASPSLGDLFKGGQGYWSFSPSITTPLFAGGSIREGLSLAKARDNIAVAQYEQTIQQAFREVSDALAGEATYGAQLDAQRALQDSSARTLELSNLRYTNGIDSYLQVQTAQVDFFNAQLSLVQTGLAALINRVELYKALGGGWEETTKVQ
- the pdxJ gene encoding pyridoxine 5'-phosphate synthase; its protein translation is MMELGVNIDHVATLRQQRHTAYPDPIAAALRAEDAGADLITLHLREDRRHIQDADVYAIRPQLRTRMNLECAVTPEMLEIACAVKPSDVCLVPEKRTELTTEGGLEVAGAMGPVSDAVALLTEAGIRVSLFIDPDPVQIAAAAKAGAPVIELHTGAYAEAEGEAAEAELQRIRLAVVEGLRHGLRVNAGHGLHYGNVKPVAAVAGISELNIGHAIVAQAIFDGWEKAVRDMKALMVQARLQALRGL
- the acpS gene encoding holo-ACP synthase, encoding MSDTSPATPAGAIAGIGMDLLRIDRIERALERHGDRFAEKILGAEELQKFHARRARDPVRGLRFLATRFAAKEAFSKAIGLGMRMPMTWRRVQTLNAPGGRPVLVIAPELLAWYAERFGAAHVSITDESDMAAAYVVVERKP
- the nagZ gene encoding beta-N-acetylhexosaminidase, with amino-acid sequence MAKKQNKAVLPPGPVMVDVAGYTLTKAEKKRLRHPLVGGVILFARNFESRAQLTELTRQIHKARKEPLLILVDHEGGRVQRFREDGFTALPPMRALGELWDRDPLQAMRLATEAGYVLAAELRACGVDMSFTPVLDLDYGVSKVIGNRAFHHDPRVVTMLSRALVQGLALAGMSACGKHFPGHGYVGADSHHEIPVDPRTLDEILKDDAAPYAWLGDAVLPSVMPAHVIYPKVDKHPAGFSKRWVQEILRKRLGYDGVVFSDDLTMEGASVAGDILDRANAALRAGCDMVLVCNRPDLADDLLSRLTFDHAPESVARIRRLMPRFDAPDWDTLQAESRYQNARRLQSQIVPV
- the uvrC gene encoding excinuclease ABC subunit UvrC — protein: MPDDFNLKSFLSDLPHLPGVYRHLDAAGEVMYVGKARDLKKRVSSYFQKNLSSPRIAQMVAKVARLEVTVTRSEAEALILENNLIKSLKPRYNILFRDDKSYPYLHITGHDWPRIAYYRGATNKRGQFFGPFPNAWAVRETIQILQKVFRLRTCEDSVFANRSRPCLLHQIGRCSAPCVGAIEAAEYERDVQRAVRFLNGEAKDVMGEIEARMLQASSELRFEEAAALRDQMGSLARVLHQQTMENVSGEDTDIIAVAIAGGKVCVNLAMVRGGRHLGDKPFFPSHAEGEAAPQVLEAFVAQHYTDNAMPPILVCSHTLPDPELIALLVEQSGGRPSRVLTRPQGTRRSWLEQATKNAEMALARALTESGARAARTLALAEALDLDTDEAALDALRIECFDISHTAGEATQASCVVFEHHDMQPSLYRRYNIAGITPGDDYAAMRQVLTRRFAKVADGDAQMPGLVLIDGGKGQVEVARQVFAELGLDIQALVGVAKGEGRKVGLETLVFADGRPPVALGGESAALMLIAQVRDEAHRFAITGMRARRAKTRNVSRLEEIEGVGARRRQRLLARFGGFSGVARASIEDLASVDGISQDLAIRIYEALR
- the pgsA gene encoding CDP-diacylglycerol--glycerol-3-phosphate 3-phosphatidyltransferase, with the translated sequence MPINVPIILTWLRIAMIPLVVGLFYLPESWMAVPTRDTLAAWAFIIAALTDWFDGWLARRWNQTSAFGAFLDPVADKLMVCAALIVLLDLSRVDAFISLIIIGREITISALREWMAKIGASASVAVHRLGKFKTAAQMIAIPCLLYNQSIYGVNTKLLGDILIIVAAVLTVWSMLYYLQRAWPAIREKAL
- a CDS encoding MFS transporter, coding for MNTATAANTLLSDAAVRRRDWKIILLIGVAHASSHFFQLVLPSLYGALGLEFGLDFARLGLLVSTFYVVSGIGQASSGFVVDRIGARPVLWFGLGCFVLSGVLIGSATGYAMLMAAAVVGGIGNSVFHPADYSIINHRITAPRLGHAFSTHGLTGNLGWALTPVFITTITLLANWRVAAYSAAGLVALVLLLTVLGRDLLGGPSPADARDDARDAGSAAKPAAKPQEGVLATLAALLSRPALWGAFLFFACTSIALSSVQNYTIPLLGQLYDLSKVTASSALSGYMVASAVGMAAGGFLVSANPRTERTVMVALILAGLTLVVLALGMVPAVLAAPVVGLAGFCSGVAAPSRDMLIRRVTPKGSTGSVYGLVYSGMDVGSALGPLAFGLLLDAGLRQGPWVGAGVAFAVAAFLAQWIAVQARRAEPPAPAAMARS